A genomic window from Tolypothrix sp. PCC 7910 includes:
- a CDS encoding phosphate ABC transporter ATP-binding protein, with protein sequence MREKSQFTQNAPLSLPAMQTEQLSLYYGKKPAFTDITMPIQAGKITALVGPSGCGKTSFLSCLNRLTDLIPHTKVSGSIRLDDLDILNSRIDAIALRRRVGTIFQKPNPFPFSIWKNLAFPLQEHGIKNREKIKWLIETTLQDVGLWTEVKDRLHSSALSLSGGQKQRLCIARALVLQPEVLLFDEPCSSLDPISSGVVEDLIASLRGRYTVVIVTHNLAQARRIGDYAALFWVQAEVGRLIEYGTVEQIFTNPQHDLTAAYVNGIRG encoded by the coding sequence TTGAGAGAGAAATCTCAATTTACGCAAAATGCCCCATTATCTCTGCCTGCAATGCAAACCGAGCAGCTGAGTTTATATTACGGTAAAAAACCCGCGTTTACAGACATTACCATGCCAATTCAGGCAGGTAAAATTACTGCCTTAGTGGGGCCTTCTGGTTGTGGCAAAACCAGTTTTTTAAGTTGTCTAAATCGCTTAACAGATTTAATACCTCATACCAAAGTTAGCGGTAGCATTCGCCTCGATGACTTAGATATTCTCAACAGTCGGATAGATGCGATCGCCTTGCGTCGGCGTGTGGGAACAATCTTCCAAAAGCCAAATCCTTTTCCCTTTTCTATTTGGAAAAATCTTGCATTTCCTCTACAAGAACATGGCATAAAAAACCGTGAAAAAATCAAGTGGCTAATTGAAACTACCCTACAAGATGTCGGTCTGTGGACAGAAGTTAAAGATAGGTTACATAGTTCCGCCTTATCTTTATCTGGCGGACAAAAGCAGCGTTTATGTATTGCCCGGGCTTTAGTTTTGCAACCTGAAGTATTACTATTTGATGAACCCTGTAGCTCCCTCGATCCAATTTCTAGCGGCGTAGTTGAAGATTTAATTGCTAGCCTCCGAGGACGTTACACAGTGGTAATTGTCACCCATAACCTCGCCCAAGCCAGGCGCATTGGCGATTACGCTGCCTTATTTTGGGTACAAGCAGAAGTTGGAAGATTAATTGAATATGGTACAGTCGAGCAGATTTTTACAAATCCACAACATGATTTAACAGCTGCCTATGTCAATGGTATTCGCGGTTAG
- a CDS encoding phosphate ABC transporter substrate-binding protein yields the protein MTKFKTLALITVGLTIALGLQSCTQSAKTATQANNTLKGKLVLTGSSTVAPLAAEIGKKFESEHPDVRVDVQTGGSSRGIADARTGVANIGMASRSLKTEEKDLQAFAIAQDGIGIILHKENPIKSLSNQQVIDIYTGKINNWQQVSGKNAPITVVNKAEGRSTLELFLSYFKLKNSDIKSSVVIGDNQQGIKTVAGNPNAIGYVSIGTAEFSINNGVPIKLLPLNGVAASTENIKNGTFPLSRPLNLVTKTQPQGLEKAFIDFAQSPQVHDIVKKQDFVPISK from the coding sequence ATGACAAAATTTAAAACTCTAGCGTTAATTACTGTCGGTTTAACAATTGCTTTAGGACTACAATCTTGTACGCAATCTGCTAAAACAGCGACTCAAGCAAATAATACATTAAAGGGAAAGTTAGTTTTAACAGGTTCGAGTACAGTAGCACCTTTGGCAGCAGAAATTGGGAAGAAATTTGAATCAGAACATCCTGATGTGCGAGTCGATGTGCAAACAGGTGGTTCTTCTCGCGGGATTGCTGATGCACGTACAGGTGTTGCCAATATTGGGATGGCATCTCGAAGTCTAAAAACAGAAGAAAAAGACTTACAAGCTTTTGCGATCGCACAAGATGGCATTGGCATTATTTTGCACAAGGAAAATCCGATAAAATCCCTGTCAAATCAACAAGTTATCGATATTTACACAGGTAAAATTAACAACTGGCAACAAGTTAGTGGTAAGAATGCACCCATCACAGTTGTGAATAAAGCTGAGGGACGTTCTACCCTGGAATTGTTTCTGAGTTATTTCAAACTCAAAAATAGCGATATCAAATCATCGGTTGTGATTGGGGACAATCAGCAGGGGATTAAAACAGTCGCAGGTAATCCCAACGCCATTGGCTATGTATCTATTGGTACTGCTGAATTTAGTATCAACAACGGCGTACCCATTAAATTATTACCCCTGAATGGAGTCGCGGCTAGCACAGAGAATATCAAAAATGGCACATTTCCCCTTTCTCGCCCGCTGAATTTGGTTACCAAAACCCAGCCGCAAGGGTTAGAAAAAGCATTTATCGATTTTGCCCAGTCGCCACAAGTCCATGACATTGTTAAAAAACAGGATTTTGTCCCCATCTCAAAGTGA
- a CDS encoding ATP-binding protein → MAKDIKKQNASKVQAFPLQMVLIVPFVLQIFAAVGLVGYLSFKNGQKAVQELADQLMDRSNSIVEQHLNAYLAIPHNVNQINADAIAMGLLDVRDRQTLTKYFWKLMQAYDLSYIGIGLTTGEGAGAARYDGKTVTIDDWGANLPKNGKNYNTDKLGNRTNINSTFDYNNFNESWYKEPIKAGKPIWSRIYSWNGTNDLYITAATGRPIYDAQNQLLGMVGADIHLSKLSEFLRRLDVSRSGQVFIMERNGMLIANSSHYQPFAEVNHQIKRLQAADSPDPVIREIAKQIHQKGHRFESINEPTKWELEWQGERNFVYVNPWRDQYGLDWLVVVSVPERTFMGEINANNQTTIVLCVGALAVAIVIGYFTSAWITQPILRMKLASQAIASGKLDQKFDTSNIQELNILAQSFNYMAEQLSESFTALAASKAELEDRVEERTAELKTALTQLQRTQAQVIQGEKMSSLGQLVAGVAHEINNPVNFIHGNITHLNEYTKDLLRMIYLYQERHPEDDAEIQALAEEIDLEFLTEDMQKMLSSMKMGTDRIRSIVLSLRNFSRIDEAEFKAVNIHEGIESTLLILQHRLKEKPEHPAIEVIRDYGDLPPIECYPGKLNQVFMNILVNAIDALDEVNSKRTYEENQQNPSQITIRTSVSNAQWVEIAIADNGPGIPEQVKNRIFDPFFTTKAVGKGTGMGMAISYQIIKEKHSGKLECFSTFGQGTEMKIQIPIQQNIVN, encoded by the coding sequence ATGGCAAAAGATATCAAAAAGCAGAATGCAAGCAAAGTTCAGGCTTTCCCATTACAGATGGTTTTGATTGTTCCATTTGTACTGCAAATTTTCGCAGCAGTCGGTTTGGTAGGCTACCTGTCATTTAAAAATGGACAGAAAGCAGTGCAAGAGTTGGCAGATCAATTAATGGATCGAAGCAATAGCATAGTTGAGCAGCACCTTAATGCTTATCTAGCTATTCCCCACAATGTTAACCAAATTAATGCTGATGCTATTGCAATGGGGTTATTGGATGTGCGCGATCGCCAAACCCTGACCAAGTATTTTTGGAAACTTATGCAAGCTTACGACCTGAGTTATATCGGTATCGGGTTGACAACAGGTGAAGGAGCAGGAGCCGCCCGTTACGATGGTAAAACGGTCACAATTGATGATTGGGGAGCTAATTTACCGAAAAACGGCAAAAATTATAATACTGATAAACTAGGTAATCGTACTAATATTAATAGCACATTTGATTACAATAACTTTAATGAAAGTTGGTACAAAGAACCGATAAAAGCAGGTAAACCTATCTGGTCGCGTATCTACAGTTGGAATGGTACTAACGATCTATATATTACTGCTGCTACAGGTCGCCCCATCTACGATGCTCAAAACCAATTGCTAGGAATGGTTGGTGCAGATATTCACCTATCGAAACTCAGTGAATTTTTGCGGCGTTTGGATGTCAGCCGTTCGGGGCAGGTTTTCATTATGGAACGGAATGGAATGTTGATTGCCAACTCCAGCCATTATCAACCGTTCGCCGAAGTCAATCATCAAATTAAACGCTTGCAAGCTGCTGATAGTCCCGACCCTGTAATCAGAGAAATTGCCAAACAAATTCACCAAAAAGGGCATCGGTTTGAGTCAATTAATGAACCTACAAAATGGGAACTGGAATGGCAAGGAGAACGTAATTTTGTCTATGTTAACCCTTGGCGCGATCAATATGGGTTAGATTGGCTGGTGGTAGTGAGCGTACCAGAAAGAACGTTCATGGGTGAAATTAATGCCAATAACCAAACTACCATCGTGCTTTGTGTAGGGGCATTAGCTGTAGCAATTGTCATCGGTTATTTTACTTCAGCTTGGATTACTCAGCCGATTTTACGGATGAAATTAGCCAGCCAGGCGATCGCATCTGGTAAATTAGACCAAAAATTTGACACCAGCAATATTCAGGAACTTAATATTCTGGCCCAATCCTTTAATTACATGGCCGAACAATTAAGCGAATCTTTTACCGCTTTAGCAGCTAGTAAGGCAGAATTAGAAGACCGCGTAGAAGAACGTACTGCTGAACTCAAAACTGCCTTAACACAGTTGCAACGCACCCAAGCCCAAGTCATTCAAGGAGAAAAAATGTCTAGTTTGGGTCAGTTAGTCGCAGGTGTTGCCCATGAAATTAATAATCCAGTGAACTTTATTCACGGCAATATTACCCACCTGAATGAATACACCAAAGATTTACTGAGGATGATTTACCTCTACCAAGAACGCCATCCTGAAGACGATGCAGAAATCCAAGCCCTGGCGGAAGAAATCGATTTAGAGTTTTTGACCGAAGATATGCAGAAAATGCTATCTTCCATGAAAATGGGAACCGATCGCATTCGTAGCATTGTGCTATCACTACGAAACTTTTCTCGCATAGATGAAGCGGAATTTAAAGCCGTGAATATTCACGAGGGCATCGAAAGTACATTGTTAATTCTGCAACATCGTCTTAAAGAGAAGCCAGAACATCCAGCAATTGAAGTTATCCGCGACTATGGCGACCTACCACCTATAGAATGCTATCCTGGTAAACTCAATCAAGTTTTTATGAATATTCTGGTGAACGCCATTGATGCCTTAGATGAGGTCAACAGCAAGCGCACCTATGAGGAGAATCAGCAAAATCCTAGCCAAATTACCATCCGCACTTCTGTTAGCAATGCTCAATGGGTAGAAATTGCGATCGCAGATAATGGCCCAGGAATACCAGAACAGGTAAAAAACCGCATCTTTGACCCCTTCTTTACCACCAAAGCTGTAGGCAAAGGCACAGGTATGGGCATGGCCATCAGCTACCAAATTATTAAAGAAAAGCATAGTGGCAAATTAGAGTGTTTCTCAACCTTTGGTCAAGGAACAGAGATGAAAATCCAAATACCCATTCAACAAAACATTGTCAATTAA
- the pstC gene encoding phosphate ABC transporter permease subunit PstC codes for MSPSQSDNLLLWILRLLALITGIIVILITAFLLLEALPILQQLGWRRFISDPSWYPVQGFYNLLPMLWGSLLVTLGSVLLATPLGIGSAIFCQYYAPPVIARLYRTLIELLAGIPSVVYGFWGLVVLVPLIGKLQAPGTSLLAGIAILTLMILPTIALTAEASFSEVPAEYLQGAAALGISRWATISSVVVPAAKSGLFTGLILGTGRAIGETMAVLMVCGNVVQTPKSLFDPIRTLTANIALEMAYATGNHRSALFVSGLLLMVAIAILVAVAETISQRNIYG; via the coding sequence TTGTCCCCATCTCAAAGTGATAACCTTCTCCTGTGGATATTACGGCTATTAGCTTTAATTACAGGTATTATTGTTATCTTAATTACTGCATTCTTATTACTCGAGGCTTTGCCCATCCTGCAACAGCTAGGATGGCGGCGTTTTATCAGCGATCCATCTTGGTATCCAGTGCAAGGATTTTATAATCTGCTGCCGATGCTATGGGGAAGTTTATTAGTAACACTCGGTTCCGTTCTTTTAGCAACACCTTTAGGCATTGGATCGGCAATATTTTGTCAATATTATGCGCCGCCTGTGATTGCCAGATTGTATCGCACCTTAATTGAGTTACTGGCTGGCATTCCTTCTGTAGTTTACGGTTTTTGGGGTTTAGTTGTCCTTGTACCACTAATTGGGAAATTGCAAGCACCAGGAACTAGCTTGCTAGCAGGAATCGCCATTTTGACATTGATGATTCTGCCGACGATCGCCTTAACCGCAGAAGCCAGTTTCTCGGAAGTGCCGGCTGAGTATCTCCAGGGTGCAGCCGCCTTGGGAATTTCTCGCTGGGCAACAATTAGCAGCGTAGTTGTACCAGCTGCTAAATCTGGGTTATTTACGGGTTTGATTTTGGGAACGGGAAGGGCGATTGGAGAAACAATGGCGGTGTTGATGGTTTGTGGCAATGTAGTACAAACACCTAAGAGTTTATTTGACCCCATTCGCACCCTGACGGCCAATATAGCTTTAGAAATGGCTTATGCCACAGGGAATCACCGTTCCGCCTTATTTGTCAGTGGCTTATTGCTGATGGTTGCGATCGCTATTTTAGTAGCTGTGGCGGAAACTATTAGCCAGAGAAACATCTATGGCTAA
- a CDS encoding M4 family metallopeptidase translates to MAQNKKKSTGFNCEHPGYSRCPICCIIPPHILENVAVNGNPAQRSWAFQTLNVSAQLRGRRNVVGSVSFAPSPGVKRRTIYDAKNSENLPGTLVRGEGDPPSSDPAVNEAYDSAGATYDLFHEIFDRNSIDDKGLRLDSTVHYGVKYDNAFWNGDQMVYGDGDGELFQRFTKSIDVIAHELTHGVTQYEAGLQYYGEPGALNESFSDVFGALVKQKSKNQTVEQADWIIGEGLLAPTVKGVGIRSLKAPGTAYDDPVMGKDPQPALMKDKYTGTEDNAGVHINSGIPNYAFYLAAMEIGGYAWEKTGKIWYITLRDRLRANANFKVAATATIKVASELYGNDSKEQKAIQNAWQKVGVIK, encoded by the coding sequence ATGGCTCAAAATAAGAAGAAATCAACAGGTTTTAACTGTGAACATCCAGGGTATTCCAGATGCCCTATCTGTTGTATTATTCCGCCACACATACTAGAAAATGTTGCTGTTAATGGTAACCCCGCGCAACGTAGTTGGGCTTTTCAGACATTAAACGTATCCGCACAGTTACGCGGTAGAAGGAATGTCGTTGGTTCCGTCTCGTTTGCGCCATCCCCAGGTGTAAAGCGCCGCACTATTTATGATGCAAAAAATTCAGAAAATTTACCGGGGACATTGGTACGCGGTGAAGGAGATCCACCAAGCAGCGATCCCGCAGTTAATGAAGCCTATGATTCTGCTGGTGCTACTTATGACTTATTCCATGAAATATTTGATCGCAATTCCATTGATGATAAAGGATTGCGTTTAGACTCTACCGTACATTACGGTGTCAAATATGACAATGCTTTCTGGAATGGCGACCAGATGGTCTATGGTGATGGTGATGGCGAATTGTTCCAACGCTTCACTAAGTCAATTGATGTCATTGCCCATGAACTAACTCATGGCGTGACTCAGTACGAGGCTGGTCTACAGTATTACGGCGAACCAGGGGCGCTTAATGAGTCATTTTCTGATGTTTTCGGCGCTTTAGTCAAGCAGAAAAGCAAAAATCAGACAGTAGAGCAAGCAGACTGGATTATTGGGGAAGGTCTTTTAGCTCCGACTGTTAAAGGTGTTGGGATTCGTTCCCTAAAAGCACCAGGAACAGCATACGACGATCCAGTCATGGGTAAAGATCCGCAACCTGCTTTGATGAAAGACAAGTATACAGGTACGGAAGATAACGCTGGCGTGCATATCAACTCAGGTATCCCCAACTATGCTTTTTATCTAGCTGCAATGGAGATAGGCGGCTATGCTTGGGAAAAAACTGGCAAAATTTGGTACATAACTTTGCGCGATCGCCTGCGTGCTAATGCTAACTTTAAAGTAGCTGCTACTGCAACTATCAAAGTTGCTAGCGAACTTTACGGTAACGATAGCAAAGAACAAAAAGCTATACAGAATGCTTGGCAAAAGGTAGGTGTCATCAAATAG
- the pstA gene encoding phosphate ABC transporter permease PstA has product MAKKSLPLPTFVLWAIAFLITAVFCWILSDILWHGLGQISWEFLTTAPENAGREGGIAPILISTCLILGVCMAVSLPLGIGTAVLLAEFTTSESVFGRLVRRSLDVLAGVPSIVFGLFGNAFFSIKLGLGFSILSGGLTLACMVLPILIRSTEAGLRAVPLDYRLGAAALGLSRTTTLGKLLLPAATPGLVVGLVLGIGRAIAETAALIFTSGYVDRMPESLLDSGRSLSVHIFDLSMNVAGGDANAYASALVLLILLLLINGIAIWTAQFWLARRITS; this is encoded by the coding sequence ATGGCTAAAAAATCTCTGCCATTACCTACCTTCGTACTGTGGGCGATCGCATTCTTGATTACCGCAGTTTTCTGCTGGATTTTAAGCGATATCCTATGGCATGGCTTAGGGCAAATTTCCTGGGAATTTCTGACAACAGCACCTGAAAATGCTGGGCGCGAGGGGGGAATTGCGCCGATTTTGATTTCTACTTGTTTGATTTTAGGCGTTTGTATGGCAGTTTCTCTGCCCTTGGGTATCGGTACTGCCGTGCTATTAGCCGAATTTACCACCAGCGAAAGTGTTTTTGGGCGTTTAGTGCGTCGTAGTTTAGATGTGTTAGCGGGAGTGCCATCTATAGTTTTTGGCTTATTTGGCAACGCTTTTTTCTCCATCAAGTTGGGATTGGGCTTTTCGATATTGTCTGGTGGATTGACATTGGCTTGTATGGTTTTGCCTATCTTGATTCGTTCCACAGAAGCAGGGTTGCGGGCTGTTCCCCTAGATTATCGTTTAGGGGCTGCGGCTTTGGGATTATCACGCACCACCACATTAGGGAAACTTTTATTACCAGCAGCCACACCAGGGTTAGTTGTCGGTTTAGTGCTGGGAATTGGCAGGGCGATCGCAGAAACCGCTGCATTAATTTTTACCAGTGGCTATGTAGATCGAATGCCAGAGTCGTTACTCGATTCTGGGCGATCGCTATCAGTTCACATTTTCGATTTATCAATGAATGTCGCCGGCGGAGATGCTAACGCCTACGCCTCTGCTTTGGTGTTGTTGATTTTATTATTGCTGATCAATGGCATAGCAATTTGGACAGCTCAATTTTGGTTAGCGAGGAGGATCACATCTTGA
- a CDS encoding fasciclin domain-containing protein, translating into MADLVETAINAGNFNTLVKAVQAVGLTEVLKSPGSLTIFAPTDDAFAKLPEGTLDALLQDIPKLKKIVTYHVASGDVRSDDLVQIDEAETFEGSILAIESDHGAIKVNDAHVVQTDILADNGVIHVIDAVLIPAMVAGGTSS; encoded by the coding sequence ATGGCGGATCTTGTGGAAACTGCGATTAATGCAGGAAATTTCAACACTTTGGTAAAGGCTGTTCAAGCTGTGGGACTCACAGAAGTTCTCAAGAGTCCTGGTTCTTTGACAATTTTTGCACCTACTGATGATGCCTTTGCTAAACTGCCAGAGGGAACTTTAGACGCGCTACTGCAAGATATCCCCAAGCTCAAGAAAATCGTGACTTATCATGTTGCCTCTGGGGATGTTAGGTCTGATGACTTGGTACAAATTGATGAAGCAGAAACCTTTGAGGGTTCAATTTTAGCAATTGAATCCGATCATGGTGCAATTAAAGTCAATGATGCCCATGTCGTGCAAACTGATATTCTGGCAGACAATGGCGTGATTCATGTGATTGATGCTGTATTAATCCCTGCAATGGTAGCTGGCGGAACGAGTTCTTAA
- a CDS encoding DUF1818 family protein, whose translation MERVIKSGSGWRIGWNPHAPEFKGLVGTDDWAIELTEAELNDFCRLFAQLADTMKQMATELMDEEKIACEAESDLLWLEVEGYPHAYSLRFILNTGRCTEGSWDDSAVPGLLQAAGMLKVF comes from the coding sequence ATGGAACGAGTCATCAAAAGCGGATCTGGTTGGCGTATTGGCTGGAATCCTCATGCACCTGAATTTAAAGGTCTAGTGGGTACAGACGATTGGGCGATAGAGTTAACCGAAGCCGAGTTAAACGATTTCTGCCGTCTTTTCGCCCAGCTAGCCGACACCATGAAACAAATGGCAACAGAATTGATGGATGAAGAAAAAATTGCTTGTGAGGCCGAAAGCGATTTATTATGGTTAGAGGTTGAAGGCTATCCCCATGCCTACAGTCTGCGCTTCATCCTGAATACAGGACGCTGTACAGAAGGTAGCTGGGATGATTCGGCTGTTCCTGGTCTATTGCAAGCTGCTGGGATGCTCAAAGTTTTTTGA
- a CDS encoding peptidase domain-containing ABC transporter, translating into MRYQLIRQHSEEDCGAACLATIAKHYGRIFSLNRVREAVGTGQLGTSLLGLKRGAQTLGFNARGVKAAPEILDKLQELPLPAIIHWQGYHWVVLYGRRGKKYVIADPAVGLRYLAKHELMAGWGNWLMLLVEPDSDRFFEQESDRVGNFRRFMQPVWNYRAILGEAFLINIFVGLLSLISPFLLQILTDDVLVRGDTKLLVNVVLAAIVMNLLSSSLRLVQSNLITHFAGRLQLGLVLEFCRQILRLPLTYYESHRSGEIMSRLRDIQEINQLVSQSVIGLPSQFFIALISLGFMLFYSMKLTFLALAFSALMTLSTLLFLPILQRKFQNLLILEAENQGILVETFKGAITFKSLSAAPQLWEELQTKYGRVANLGFRTMQISAINNIFSSLVFTVSSVILLWFGSSLAIAKELSIGQLLAFNSMNANFLGFLSTVIGFANGLVRARTSIERLAEVIDATPENQGDELKPWVKIPTNADIICLDINFHHAGRVDLLKDFSLTIPGGKIVALVGQSGCGKSTLTKLISGLYPLQSGNIRIGDYNLPDISLDSLRQQVVLIPQEAHFWSRSIIENFRLNAPYVGFEAIVNACKITGADEFISRLPDKYQTVLGEFGANLSGGQRQRLAIARAIVCDPPILIMDESTGALDPASESYLLEKLLSDRYGKTTIFISHRPHVIQHADWIIVLNEGQLIAQGCFTDLQAQPNNPLFFLNF; encoded by the coding sequence ATGCGTTATCAACTCATTCGTCAGCACAGTGAAGAAGATTGTGGCGCAGCTTGTTTAGCTACAATCGCCAAACACTACGGTCGGATTTTTAGCCTTAACCGTGTCCGTGAAGCTGTAGGAACGGGACAACTTGGTACTTCTTTGTTGGGGTTAAAACGTGGGGCACAAACTTTAGGGTTTAATGCTAGAGGAGTTAAAGCTGCGCCAGAAATTCTCGATAAATTACAAGAGCTACCGCTACCAGCGATTATTCACTGGCAAGGTTACCACTGGGTAGTCTTGTATGGGCGACGGGGTAAGAAATATGTAATTGCAGATCCGGCTGTGGGACTGCGTTATCTAGCAAAGCATGAGCTAATGGCGGGGTGGGGAAATTGGCTAATGCTGTTAGTCGAACCAGATAGCGATCGCTTTTTTGAGCAAGAGAGCGATCGCGTCGGTAATTTTCGACGCTTTATGCAGCCAGTCTGGAATTACCGCGCTATCCTCGGCGAAGCATTTTTGATCAATATTTTTGTAGGACTGCTATCGCTGATTTCTCCGTTTCTGCTGCAAATTCTTACAGATGATGTGCTGGTGCGTGGTGATACCAAACTGCTAGTAAATGTTGTCCTAGCGGCGATTGTGATGAATTTGCTCAGTAGCAGTCTCAGACTAGTGCAGTCTAATCTCATTACCCATTTTGCAGGGCGGCTGCAGTTAGGATTGGTATTAGAATTTTGTCGGCAAATTTTGCGCTTACCTCTGACATACTACGAATCTCATCGCAGTGGAGAAATTATGAGTCGGCTGCGAGATATTCAAGAAATTAATCAGCTAGTTTCGCAATCTGTCATTGGATTACCCAGTCAGTTTTTTATCGCGCTGATTTCCTTGGGTTTTATGTTGTTCTACAGCATGAAACTGACTTTTTTAGCTTTAGCCTTTTCAGCGTTGATGACATTATCTACATTGCTATTTTTACCTATATTGCAACGTAAATTCCAAAACTTATTAATATTGGAAGCGGAAAACCAAGGGATTTTAGTTGAGACTTTTAAAGGGGCTATCACCTTTAAAAGTTTATCCGCTGCCCCACAATTATGGGAAGAATTACAGACTAAATATGGCAGAGTTGCCAATTTAGGCTTTAGAACTATGCAGATTTCTGCAATTAATAATATTTTTTCAAGCTTGGTATTTACAGTTAGTAGCGTTATCCTATTGTGGTTTGGCAGCAGTCTGGCGATCGCTAAAGAATTAAGCATAGGACAATTACTCGCTTTCAATAGTATGAACGCCAATTTTCTTGGGTTTCTCAGCACAGTCATTGGCTTTGCTAATGGATTGGTGCGCGCTAGAACTTCCATTGAGCGATTAGCAGAAGTTATTGATGCCACGCCTGAAAATCAAGGAGATGAGCTAAAACCTTGGGTAAAAATTCCCACCAATGCTGATATTATCTGTCTTGATATTAATTTTCACCACGCTGGCAGAGTAGACTTATTAAAAGATTTTTCCTTAACAATTCCTGGAGGAAAAATAGTAGCGTTAGTTGGTCAATCAGGCTGTGGTAAAAGCACATTGACCAAACTAATTTCTGGATTGTATCCGTTGCAATCTGGCAATATTCGGATTGGTGATTACAATTTGCCAGATATATCTTTAGATTCACTACGTCAACAAGTCGTGCTAATTCCTCAAGAAGCGCATTTTTGGAGTCGTTCAATTATTGAAAATTTTCGTTTAAATGCGCCATATGTCGGCTTTGAAGCAATTGTTAATGCTTGTAAAATTACTGGCGCTGATGAATTTATCAGCCGCCTACCCGATAAATATCAAACTGTCTTAGGTGAGTTTGGTGCGAACCTCTCCGGCGGACAGCGTCAGCGTTTAGCCATAGCCAGAGCCATTGTCTGTGACCCACCGATTTTAATTATGGATGAATCCACAGGGGCTTTAGATCCCGCCAGCGAATCTTATTTACTAGAGAAATTATTGAGCGATCGCTATGGTAAAACTACAATTTTCATTAGTCACCGCCCTCATGTCATCCAACACGCAGATTGGATAATTGTCCTGAACGAAGGCCAATTAATCGCTCAAGGTTGTTTTACAGATTTGCAAGCTCAACCTAACAACCCCTTGTTCTTCTTAAATTTTTAG
- a CDS encoding helix-turn-helix transcriptional regulator, whose translation MTDYKNLSSPDFCARQLKVLADTTRLSVLKILMEGPKHVGELNSVLKLEQSLLSHHLKILRDAGFVEAKRDGKAVLYHFVSTNRQDNTGKAIDLGCCLLSFE comes from the coding sequence ATGACAGACTATAAAAATTTATCATCTCCAGACTTTTGTGCGCGTCAACTGAAAGTTTTAGCAGATACTACACGTCTATCTGTACTGAAGATTCTCATGGAAGGCCCTAAACACGTAGGGGAGCTAAATTCTGTCTTAAAGTTAGAGCAGAGTTTACTATCTCACCATTTAAAAATATTGCGGGATGCAGGTTTTGTGGAGGCAAAACGAGATGGGAAAGCGGTACTTTACCATTTTGTTTCTACTAATCGGCAAGACAACACTGGTAAGGCAATAGATTTAGGTTGTTGTCTCCTTTCTTTTGAATAA
- a CDS encoding DNA-directed RNA polymerase subunit omega, producing MLKRSKFETTQSQIMHRAEDLISAASNRYRITVQVANRAKRRRYEDFESAEDAMMKPVLRAIIEMSDELTQPEIIGEI from the coding sequence ATGCTTAAGCGTTCCAAGTTCGAGACAACCCAGTCTCAGATTATGCACCGTGCTGAGGATTTGATTAGTGCAGCCTCAAATCGGTACCGCATTACAGTTCAGGTGGCAAATCGTGCCAAGCGCCGCCGTTATGAAGATTTTGAAAGTGCAGAAGATGCAATGATGAAACCAGTACTCCGGGCAATCATTGAAATGTCCGATGAACTGACTCAGCCAGAGATTATTGGGGAAATATAG